Proteins from a single region of Trichomycterus rosablanca isolate fTriRos1 chromosome 16, fTriRos1.hap1, whole genome shotgun sequence:
- the gpr185a gene encoding G-protein coupled receptor 12, with translation MSNSLLNASSLIPDAQEIRNTTSVLQLLPLNPWDVVLCITGTLVCCENALVLALIVHTPSLRAPTFALVASLASADLLAGLGLILNFIITYMIKTDLVMLLSAGLLITAFSASVLNVLAITVDRYLSLYSALTYHTERAVTFTYVVLLLVWSTSAILGVLPVLGWNCLRDEAECSICRPVHKSNAAALAITFLLVFGLILQLYLQICKIAVRHAQQIAVQRHFKAASHASSAAKGVSTLSAILGTFALCWVPLAMYSLVADTYYPAIYTYVTALPAICSSMINPIIYAFRNPDIQRSLRVVCCECLPYGVTLRPRIPSDV, from the coding sequence ATGAGTAACTCTCTCCTCAACGCCTCCTCCTTAATCCCAGATGCGCAGGAGATCAGAAACACGACCTCAGTGTTGCAGCTTCTGCCCCTTAACCCATGGGATGTGGTACTATGCATCACCGGCACACTAGTGTGCTGTGAGAATGCACTGGTACTCGCTCTGATTGTTCACACTCCTTCATTACGGGCACCTACGTTTGCACTAGTGGCTAGCCTGGCGTCTGCAGATCTGCTGGCCGGCCTGGGCCTGATTCTCAACTTCATCATCACATACATGATCAAAACGGACTTGGTGATGTTGCTGTCAGCCGGTCTGCTTATCACTGCCTTCTCAGCCTCTGTGCTCAATGTGCTAGCAATCACAGTCGACCGTTACCTTTCACTCTACAGCGCCCTCACATATCATACGGAGCGTGCCGTTACATTCACTTATGTGGTGCTGCTGCTTGTCTGGTCCACAAGTGCAATACTCGGCGTTCTTCCTGTGCTCGGCTGGAACTGTTTGCGTGACGAGGCGGAGTGCAGCATCTGCCGACCAGTGCACAAAAGCAATGCAGCTGCGCTTGCCATCACCTTCCTTCTTGTCTTTGGGCTCATCTTACAGCTGTACCTCCAGATCTGCAAGATTGCCGTGCGACACGCGCAGCAGATCGCTGTGCAACGTCACTTTAAAGCTGCCTCGCATGCCTCCTCTGCTGCCAAAGGTGTTTCTACTTTGTCAGCCATATTGGGAACATTTGCGCTTTGCTGGGTGCCACTAGCCATGTACTCACTGGTGGCAGATACATATTACCCAGCAATTTACACCTACGTTACCGCGCTTCCAGCCATCTGCAGCTCCATGATAAACCCCATCATATATGCCTTTAGAAACCCTGACATTCAGAGGTCACTGAGGGTCGTTTGTTGCGAATGTTTGCCCTACGGTGTTACACTGcgaccaaggataccaagtgatgtgTAA